GCCCAGGCGCTCGCGCGCATCACCGGCGAGGCGCGCATCGCAACGGGTGCGGCCGTCGGCGCGACGGGCGCGATCACCGTCAACGAAGCCGCAGGCATCGACAACGCGCAGGCCAACCAGCTGACGATCTCGACCGGCGGCTCGGCCGCCAACGACAACGCAAGCGTACAGAGCGCGAGCGCGTCCGCGAAAGTCGCGAGCGCGCGCGCATCGATTGCGGGCAACGCATTTTCGAATACATCCGGCGCCGTACTGGTGAACCAGTCCGCGGGCGCGGGCAATCTCCAGCGCAACAGTGTGCAACTCGGCACTGCTGCGATCGGAGTCGAGACCGTTTCGGACAGCGTGCTGTCCGCAGCGGTCCCGAAAAACGGTGGTCTGGCGCGAGCGAACGGGGTTCACGACGCGAGGGAGGCGACTCTCTCCAACGAGGCCTTCAGAAACGTCAATGGCATCGTGCAGATCAACCAGACTGCCGGAGCCGGTAATGCCACGGCGAACAGTTTTGTGCTCCGTCCCCCGGCGGGCACTCTTTTCTAACTGACCAATAAGTATCGGAGCGAGATCATGAAACTCAAGCGCACCCTGATTGCGGCAGCGGTCCTTGCCGCGGCATCCGGCAGCGTGTTCGCAGGACAGCTGAAGAATCCGTACCTCTTCAATGCGACGATGGTCGGCGAACAGATCGGTATCGAAGGATTCGTGCGCCTGTTCGGCTGCGTATCCGTGTCGAGCACCGCGGGCGCCGTCGTCCACAACACGCAGAACGTGTATGTCCATGCATCGCTCGATCCGCAGGCGCAAAGCTACCTGCGCGGCGCGCTGACCACGCGTGTCAACAATGCAACAAATAGCGTGAGCGGCACGGGCAGCAACACCGTATGGGCCAACAGCTCGTTCTCGACCAGCGACAGTCATTCGTCGTCGCATTGGTCGTCGAGCTCGCACAACGCGAATTCCACCACGACCGTCAGCACATCGAGCAACTATGCATACGCAAACCAGGCAAAGGCGAGCGCGTCGAGCGAATATCACCAGTCGAGCGACAGCGGCCATGCAAGCAATAGTTCGTCGTCGTTCGACGCCGGCATTTCGCTTAGCGACAACAGCAAGCACTCGAGCTCGCAGTCGGGCAACTTCAGCGGCAAGTTCTCCGGCGGCGCGTCCGCTTCGACGAGCTCCAGCTCGCACGGCAAATACTGGGGAGGCTCTAAAGATCATTCGACGAGCGTTTCCGAAGAAGCGCAGGCCCACGCGAGCGGTTCATACGACAAGAACCATATGTCGAGCTCGTCGGACTCGCTTAACGCCAACGCGTCCGGCCATCTGAACACGAGCCATAGCGACACCGAAAGCCAGCACAAGAACGCGTCGCAGAGCTGGTCCGCGCAGGCGTCGAACGGCGGCTCGGGCAACCGGTCGGCGAGCGCGACGCTCACGTATGCGCACAACGACTCGAAGTCGAGCTCGGAGTCGCATTCGGGTTCGTCCTCGTTCTCGACGTCTTCGTCGGCGTCGAAGAGCTGGGGCTATAACGTGAACGACAATCTCACGACGGTCGACGAAAAGACCAGCGGTTCCGTGACGCAGTACGTCAATACCCAGGCGCCGGGCACGCTCAATGCGGGCACGGGCAGCAACGCCGCGTCGGGCGTCTCGGGCAATCTCGGCATCAACATCGCGCAAGGCATCGACAACGCACAGAGCAACGATGTCGCGCTCGCGTCGGTCGACGTCGGCAATGTGTTCGGCAACGCACAGATCTTCAACTCGCAGGGTTCGGGCGGCAGCGCGAAGATCAATAACTTCAATCTGAACGCATCGGTCGGCGACGGTTCGCTGTCGCACGTGACGGGTAATGTCGGCGTGAACGTCGCATCGGGGATCGGCAACGTGCAGAACAACAGCCTTGCCGGCGCGGTGACGACGACCAACGCCGGCACCGCGATGACGACCGCGATGGTGGCCACGGACGAGAACTCGCAATCCGCGAACATGGCGGTGCGCGGACAGTTCCAGGGCACCGCGATGCTCGGCGCCAATACGCTTGCGGGCGCATCCGGCAACATCGGCGTGAATATCGCGGGCGGCGCCGGCAACCTGCAGCACAACGGCCTCGCGATCGCCGCGCTCAATAGCGGCCATTAGGATGTCGCACTACGAAGCAAATAACGTGAAGCAGGCCCAAGAAGCCTTATAAGCCATCACGCGGCATGCACCGGCTGCCGAACAGGCAGCCGGTGCACAGCCTCCGTGTGAGGTATGAAGGAGACCAGCATGTCCGGGTTTGTCGGCTTCCCGGCGTTACGGCTCGCCGTGGCGTTCTCATGTTGCACGTTGTGTGCGACAGCCCACGCACAAGCGAGCATCGATACGTCTACCCTCGCAGGTATTCCGCTGACCAAAACGGTTCGCTCGATGAGGGACATCCGCTACAGCCATATCGTGAGCCAGCAGTTCGACTACAGCTGCGGCGCGGCCGCACTCGCGACGCTCCTCAAATACGGTTACGGCATCGATATTCCCGAGACGGAACTGATCCGCCGGATGATGGTTTTCTCGTCGCCGGACATCGTGGTCAAGAACGGTTTTTCGATGCTCGACATGAAGAAATTCGTCGAGACGATCGGGCTGCGCGGCAGAGGGTTCCGGGTCAATCCGGACGCGTTGTATCACCTGCAGATCCCCGTGATGGTGTTGATGAACATCGACGGCTATGAGCATTTCGTGATCGTCAAACATGCGGAGAACGGCCGCGTTTTTATCGCGGACCCGGCGCTCGGCAACCGGATCCTCCTCGAAGAGGATTTCTCGAAGACGTGGAACGGGCTCGTGTTCGCCGTGGTCGGCAAGCCATTCAGGGAGGATTCGCCGCTGTTGCAGGACAACGAGTCGCTGGCGTTGAAGCTGCGTGCGGGCGCGCTCGCAACCGGCGCCGCCGCGACACCTTTTGTCGAATACGGCCTGTCACGGGCCGAGCTCTTCTGAGCCCATCATGAAGCGCGAACTCTCAATCAGCAATCGTGCGTTGCTCGCAACCGTAGCGAGCGCCGCCATCACGACCGCAGCGCTCGCGGCAGCGAGCACTGCGTACGCAGCGCAAGCAGACGGGACAGCACCGATGCCCGCGTTTCTGTCGGCACGCGATTCGGCACGCGATGGCGGTCTGGAGACGATCAGATGGCAGCCCGTCGGCGACGACGTGCTCGCAAGTCAGACCGGCAAGTTTGCGAATGGGCAGATGATCTCCGGCTTCGTGCTGAACCTGTTGTCGCAATGGAATCTGCCGAACGGCGCAAGCGCGATCGCACAAGGTTCGCTCGCAGTCGCGCAAAACGCGGCCAACCAGATGAGTGCGACAGTCAACTCGACGGCGCGCGTCGTGAACGGCAGCGGGCGCGACAGCGGCGCGGATCGGTCCGCGCAGGTCGACGGCGGCCAGCGGATCGCCGTAAACGGCGTTTCTCAGGTTACGCAGGTGGCAGGCAACAGCAACATCGGCATGAACGCGGCGCAGATCGATTTCACCGGCAACGCGCTGCCGTCCGCAAGCGGCAATGGCGCGACGCGTGCGAGCGCATCGAACGCGAACGGCACGATCAGGGCGGGCATCACGTTCGGCAACGGCGGCGTGAGCGTCGCGCTGCAGACGCCTGCCGGCATGGCGACGCAAACGATCGCGCCGGGCGGGGGTCAGGCCGGATCGATTGCGCAGATGCTGCAGATCGCAGGCAATAACCAGCAGGTCGCGAACCAGTTGCAACTGCAGTTGCAGACCGCGCAGATGTCGTCGGCGTCGCTACGGCAGGCCGGTGTGCTTCAGGCGCTGCAGAACGCGATCAATGCAAGACGCTAACGCGAAGCGCAGTGCGGCAGAGCGCGGTGCGCGGCAGGTAGCGCCAGGCAGCGCCAGGCAGCGGCAGGCAGCGGCAGCGGATAACGGGGGACGTCTGGCAGAAGGCAAGAAAGCAAGAAGGCAAGGCAGGAGACCAGCAGCGAGACCAAGCGGTAAGCAACAACGGGGGAAACAAGGGAGACAGCGGCGGGCCGCCACCCGCACCGCATGACACAAGGCAGCAATGAAAGACAGGGGACGAGGTCCGCGCGAGGCATAACAACAGCGACGCGCGGCCTGCTTGACCGGGGGAATAAAAAACATGATTGCCGATACAAAGACCAGGAGGCCGCGTCTTGCTCTCGCGGCCATTCCGGCTGCAGCAGTGATGTTTGCATGGGCACAGGGGGCGGCCGCTCAGGCCATTGCCAGTCAATCGATGGAAGAGCGGCTCAATCAGCTGATGCGCGTCGTCGACGAGCAGCAGCGGCAAATTCAATCGCTCGAGCGCCAGATGACGAATCTGGAAATGGCGCAGCGCGGCCGCGGCGCACCGGGATACGGCGCGCCCGGCTCGACGGCGGTGGCCGAACAACCAGGCGCCGACGGCTTGCCGATGCCGTTGCCGCCGCTTGCGCAGGTGACGCCGGGCGCACCGATACCCGGCGGCCAGGGCAGCAGCACCGCGACCGGTGTGCCGGTCAATCCGCCGGCGCCAGAAGGATCGAGCGCGACCGGTTCGACTGCGCCCGGTGCGCCGGTCGCCCCCGGCGGCGCGATCGGCACGACGCAGAAAGCCGCTGAACCGGTGCGCACGCAGGCGGAAGAGGCCGTCGTGCAGCGCGAGCATGCGCCGCTCTTCGATCACAAGCTCACGCTCGACTGGGGCATCAGCGACACGTACTACGACCGCCGCCAGTTGCAGCTGTCAGGCTTTCTTGCGCTCGATGCAATCTTCCTCGGCAACATCAACCTCGGCGAAACGAAATCGCATCAGGTGATGTCGGACCTCGACGTCCGCTATGGCCTGACCGACCGCATCAGCGTCGACGTCGATGTGCCGTATGTCTATCGTCACAGCACGTTTATCGTCGGCGGCGCGGGCGGTTCGGCGAGCACGCTTTCCGATGCGTCGGTGAACTCGCATGCGATCGGCGACGTCAACTTCGGCATTTACTATCAGTTGCTCAAGGAGACCAACACTATTCCGGATGTGGTCGGCAGCCTGCGCGTAAAAGCGCCGACCGGCACCTCGCCGTTCGGCATCAAGGTCGTGCAGCTGACGCCCGACAACACGAATCTCGTCGCACCGTCGGAGCTGCCGACCGGCACAGGTTTCTGGAATATAACGGCCGGTTTGTCGGTACTGAAGACGTACGACCCGATCGTGCTGTTTGGAAGCCTCTCGTACACGTATAACGTCGCGCGTTCTTTCGCGGATATCTCGTCGGTACAGGGGCAAACGCAACCGGCGACCGTGAAGCTCGGCGACATCGTGCAGATCGGCGGCGGTGTCGCGCTCGCGTTTTCCGACAAGGACTCGGCGAGCATCTCGTACACGCTCGCACTCGAGCCGTCGTCGAAGACGAAGGCGCCGGGCGGGAGCTACCAGGACGTGCCCGGCAGCGAAACGACTGCGGCCGTGCTCAATTTCGGTTTGAACCATGTCGTCAACAAGCACCTGACGATCAACGGCACGGTGTCGATCGGCATGACGCCCGATGCACCGAACTTCGTGGTCGGATTGCGCTTTCCCTACACTTTCTGATGTGTCATCGAGACGAGGCTGATCGTGCGTGAACCCTCTCATCTGACTTCCGTGCCGAAAGTCGCGCCGGGCCGCCCGCCCCTCTCGGCCGCGCGCACTGCGCCGCCCTCGACGGGCGCGCCCGTCGCGCAAGATGCGCGAGCCGCCGATACGACAGGCGCGAGCGCGCGCAACGAGCGCACGCTGCTCTATGTCGCACGCACGCCCGACGACACGCTCGTCGCGCATCTGAAGAGCCGCGGCTGGTCTGTGCTGACCGCGCGCTCCGCGCATGAGACCGGCCGGCTGCTGAAGCCGGACGCCGCCTGCGCGGGCATCGTCGATATGGCGAGCTTCGCGCTACGCGACCTCGCGTCGCTCGAAGCGAGCCTGCGCCAGCAGCAGGTCGGCTGGATCGCGCTCGCGAACACGGAGCGGCTCGCGGACGCGGAGGTGCGGCGCCTGATCCGCCACTACTGTTTCGATTACGTGAAGATGCCGGTGGCGCACGCAACGATCGATTATCTGGTCGGCCACGCGTTCGGCATGGTCACGCTATACGATGCCGACGTGCCCGCCGATGTCGCGCACGAGGATGACGAGATGGTCGGCACCTGCGATGCGATGCAGGCGTTGTTCCGCACGATCCGCAAGGTGGCGAACACCGACGCACCGGTGTTCATCTCCGGCGAATCGGGCACTGGCAAGGAACTGACCGCGGTCGCGATTCACGAGCGTTCGCCGCGCCGCAATGCGCCGTTCGTCGCCATCAACTGCGGCGCGATTCCGCATCACCTGTTGCAGTCCGAACTGTTCGGCTACGAACGCGGCGCCTTTACCGGCGCGAATCAGCGCAAGATCGGGCGCGTCGAAGCGGCCAGCGGCGGCACGCTGTTCCTCGACGAAATCGGCGACCTGCCGATGGAAAGCCAAGCGAGCCTGTTGCGCTTCCTGCAGGAAGGCAAGATCGAGCGCCTCGGCGGGCATGAATCGATTGCCGTCGATGTGCGCATTATTTCGGCGACGCACGTCGACCTCGAAGACGCGATGCGCGAAGGACGCTTCCGCGCGGACCTGTTTCACCGTCTGTGCGTGCTGCGCGTCGACGAACCGCCGCTGCGCACACGCGGCAAGGACATCGAAATTCTCGCGCATCACATCCTGCACAAGTTCAAATGCGACAGCGCGCGCAAGATTCGCGGCTTCACGCCGTCGGCGATCGAAGCGATGTACAACTACAACTGGCCGGGCAATGTGCGCGAACTGATCAACCGCGTGCGGCGCGCGATCGTGATGGCGGAGACCAAGCTGATTTCGGCCGACGATCTCGATCTCGCGAACTACAGCGCGCAGCAGACGATCTCGCTCGCGCAGGCCCGTGAAGCGGCGGAAAAGCGTGCGATCGAGGCTGCGCTGCTAAGGCATCGGCATCGCTTGAACGAGGCGGCCGCGGATCTCGGCATTTCGCGCGTCACGTTGTATCGGCTCATGGGTTCGCATGGTTTGCGCGATTCCACGAACGGCGACGACAAGGGTATGTTTCCGGGGGAAAGCGACGTGCGAGAGTGAGCGCGTTTTCTTGCCTCGCCGCGCGAACAGCGGAACCGGCGAGGCGCGTGCGCGCGCGTCGGGTAGAATCGCTGCGAACCGATTTTCTCGCCTCTTCCCATGACGACGCTGACCCTGATCGTCGCTCGCGCCCGCAACGGCGTGATCGGCCGCGATAACCAGTTGCCCTGGCGGCTTCCCGAAGACCTCGCTTTCTTCAAGCGCACGACGATGGGCGCGCCGATCGTCATGGGCCGCAAGACGCACGAATCGATCGGCCGCGTGTTGCCGGGCCGCCGCAATATCGTCGTGTCGCGCGATGCGGCGCGTCGCTACGACGGCTGCGATACGGTAACGAGCCTCGCGGCCGCGCTCGAACTCGCCGCGCAGGATCAGGCACCCGAAGCATTTCTGATCGGCGGCGCGCAGCTTTATGAAGACGGCTTGCGCGAGGCGCACCGACTGATCGTCACGGAAATCGCCGCAGACTTCGAAGGCGATACGACCTTCCCGGCGCCCGACCCGCGCGAATGGGAAGAAGTGTCGCGCGAAGCGCACCACGCGAATCCGCCGAACGCGTTCGACTACGCGTTCGTCACTTATCGCCGCAAAAACCAGCGCTAGAAATGGAAATCGCCACGCAGCGCAGGCGTGCGCAGCGTGGCGATGGTCTTCGGCGGCGGACTTGCGATGGCGCTTTAGCGGCTGGCCCGCCGGTCCGGCGGCTGGCCGCCGCGACGTCTCACTGCCCCGCGACCGTCATCCGCTCGATCAGCACCGAGCCCGTTTGCTTCGTACCGCGCACGATCGTATCGGCGCCGATTGCGACGATATGGCGGAACATCTCCTGCAGCGTGCTCGCCACCGTGATCTCTTCGACCGGATACTGGATCTTGCCGTTCTCGACCCAAAAGCCCGACGCACCGCGCGAATAATCGCCGGTCACGTAATTGACGCCCTGCCCCATCAGTTCGGTCAACAGCAAACCCGTGCCGAGCTTCTTCAGCATCGCTTCGAAATCGTCGTCGGGCTGCGTGAGCGAACTTTTCAGCGAGATGTTGTGCGAGCCGCCCGCATTGCCGGTGGTCGGCATGCCGAGCTTGCGCGCCGAATAGGTAGACAGGAAATAGCCTTCGACCACGCCATCCTTCACGACCGAGCGCTGCCGCGTGCGCACGCCCTCTTCGTCGAACGGCGCGCTGCCCATCGCACGCGGCACATGCGGGTCTTCGACGATCTGCACATGCGGCGCGAACACCGGCTGGCCGAGGCTGTCGACGAGAAATGTCGTCTTGCGATAGAGCGCGCCGCCGCTCGTCGCCTGCACGAAGGCGCCGAGCAGCCCGGCCGCGAGCGGCGCTTCGAACAGCACCGGCACCTTGCGCGTATCGAGGCCGCGCGCGCCGATGCGCGCGAGCGCGCGTTCGGCCGCATAACGGCCGACCGCCTCCGGGTCTGCGAGTTCGGTGGCGCTGCGCCTGGACGTATACCAGTCGTCGCGCTGCATGTTGCGGCCGCTGCCCGCGATCGGCGCGCACGCGACGTAGTGCCGCGAGTACGGATAGCCAGCGAGAAAGCCGCGAGACGTGCCGAGCACGAACTGCGAATGCTGCGCCGAGACGCTCGCGCCTTCGGAATTGCGGATCTGCGCGTCGGTGGCAAACGCGGCATCTTCGGCACGGCGTGCGATCTCGACCGCTTCGTCGGCGGACAGATTCCACGGGTGATAGAGATCGAGATCCTGCGGCGCCTTTTCGAGCAGTTCGTCTTCAGCGAGACCTGCGCAGTCGTCCTCGGCCGTGAAGCGCGCGATGTTGTACGCGGCGGTCACCGTGTCTTTCAGCGCTTCGGGCGAAAAATCGGAGGTGCTCGCATTGCCGCGCTTGTTGCCGATAAACACCGTCACGCCGACCATCTTGTCGCGGTTGTGCTCGATCGTTTCGACCTCGCCGCGCCGCACCGAGACGGACAGGCCGTCGCCTTCGGAAATTTCGGTCGCCGCATCGCTTGCGCCGAGCGACTTCGCGTGGCGAAGAATGTCCGATGCGATCTGCTTGAGCTCGTCCTGCGTATGCGGGAAAAAACGCTGCCGGGCTTCGGTTTCGATATCTGCTGCCATTGTGATTGCCGTCCTCGATTGGCGTACCGCGCTCGCGCCGGGCAGGACCCGGGTGGCGGTGACGCGCTGGGTTGCGCATGATGTCGCGTGCGTGCGCGTGCCTGACGCATGTGCCTGACGCATGTGCTTGACGCTATTGGCAGCGGTATTACCGGCGCTATTGCCGGCCGTGTCGCCAGCGCAGTTGCCAGGTCCAGCGGTTGCCAGGATTGACGCTTGCCGTGTTACGGGTACATGTCAGCGCGCATCACGCGATCATAACAAGGTCCGCGCGGACTCACCTGGGCTTTGCAGCGGGTTCGTCGCATGCGCCCGCGGTTTCCATGCAGATGCCCTGAAACGCGCACGTTACAATATCGGGCATGACACGCAAAACCCGTATTCAACCTATGTCGGGCGCGGACGCCGCCGATGACGACCACGGCTACGACCGCCCGAGCAAATCGCAACTGAAGCGCGAGATGCATGCGCTGCAGACACTCGGCGCCGCGCTCGTCGAACTGCCGAAAGACGCGCTCAAGCGCATGCCGATGCCAGAAGCGCTCGACGAAGCGGTCCGCGAGGCGCGCCGCATCACCGACCACGAAGGCAAGCGCCGCCAGCTTCAATACGTCGGACGAGTGATGCGCTCGCTCGCCGACGAAGAAACGGCTGCTTTGCGCAGTGCGCTCGATACTTACAACGGCGCGAATCGCGCCGAAACCGCGAAGCTGCACTGGATCGAACGCACGCGCGAGGCGCTGCTCGCCAACGATGCCGCGCTGACCGAGTTCATCCGCCAATACCCGTCGGCGGATCCGCAGGAAGGCCGCACGCTGATCCGCAACGCGCGCAAGGAAGCGCAGCTCGGCAAGCCGCCGCGCTACTTCCGCGAACTGTTCCAGTGGATCAAGCTGGCCGGCGGCGTGCAGATGGGCGGCAGTTCAGATACCGATAACGATTCCGACGTCGAGGAAGACGACGATGACGACTCACGCAGTTAACCCCGCGGCTGACCCCGCAGTTGACCCTGCAACTCAGCCCGCGCCTGGCCCCACCCGCAGCCACCCCGACGAGCTGATCGTCGGCCTCGTTTCGATCAGCGACCGCGCAAGCACCGGCGTCTATGAAGACAAAGGCATCCCGTCGCTCGAGGAATGGCTCGGCGGCGCCCTGAGCTCGCCGTGGCGCAGCATCACGCGCCTGATCCAGGACGATGCGCCGACCATCACGTCGACCTTGATCGAACTCGTCGACGAAGCCGGCTGCGACCTCGTGCTGACGACCGGCGGCACGGGCCCGTCGCGGCGCGACGTGACGCCCGAGGCGACGCTCGCGGCGGGAACGAAGGAAATGCCGGGGTTCGGCGAACAGATGCGTCAGATCAGCCTGAACTTCGTGCCGACCGCGATCCTGTCGCGACAGGTCGCGGTGATCCGCGAAACGCCCGCGCGCGCGGCGCTGATCGTGAACCTGCCGGGGCAGCCGAAGTCGATTCGGGAGACGCTCGAGGGTTTGCGCGACGCCGATGGAAAGGTGAAAGTGCCGGGCATCTTTGCCGCGGTGCCCTATTGCATCGACCTGATCGGCGGCCCGTACATCGAGACGAATGCGGCCGTGGTCGCGGCGTTCCGGCCGAAGAATGCGGTGCGCGCGCCGCGCTGAAGGTAACGCGCAGGTGAAGGCGCCTGCTGCTCGTCGCAGCGCGCCTTTCACGCAGGCGGGCAGCGTTGCGGTTGCTTCAGGTCACTACGCGGCGTGCTTCGCGGCTCGCTTCCAGGCTCGCTTCCAGGCCACTTCCGGCTCATTTCGCCGGTGCGTCCGTCATCGGCATACTGGCTTCCGGAATCAGGAAATGCTGGCGGTAGTAGCGCAATTCGTCGATCGATTCGTGGATATCGGCGAGCGCAGTATGCATCGCGCGCTTCTGAAACCCTTTGTAGATCGCGGGCTGCCAGCGCCGGCACAGTTCTTTCAGCGTGCTGACGTCGAGGTTCCGGTAATGGAAGAACGCTTCGAGTTCCGGCATCCAGCGCGCCATGAAGCGGCGGTCCTG
The nucleotide sequence above comes from Paraburkholderia sp. SOS3. Encoded proteins:
- a CDS encoding C39 family peptidase yields the protein MSGFVGFPALRLAVAFSCCTLCATAHAQASIDTSTLAGIPLTKTVRSMRDIRYSHIVSQQFDYSCGAAALATLLKYGYGIDIPETELIRRMMVFSSPDIVVKNGFSMLDMKKFVETIGLRGRGFRVNPDALYHLQIPVMVLMNIDGYEHFVIVKHAENGRVFIADPALGNRILLEEDFSKTWNGLVFAVVGKPFREDSPLLQDNESLALKLRAGALATGAAATPFVEYGLSRAELF
- a CDS encoding peptidase C39, which produces MKRELSISNRALLATVASAAITTAALAAASTAYAAQADGTAPMPAFLSARDSARDGGLETIRWQPVGDDVLASQTGKFANGQMISGFVLNLLSQWNLPNGASAIAQGSLAVAQNAANQMSATVNSTARVVNGSGRDSGADRSAQVDGGQRIAVNGVSQVTQVAGNSNIGMNAAQIDFTGNALPSASGNGATRASASNANGTIRAGITFGNGGVSVALQTPAGMATQTIAPGGGQAGSIAQMLQIAGNNQQVANQLQLQLQTAQMSSASLRQAGVLQALQNAINARR
- a CDS encoding sigma-54-dependent transcriptional regulator, encoding MREPSHLTSVPKVAPGRPPLSAARTAPPSTGAPVAQDARAADTTGASARNERTLLYVARTPDDTLVAHLKSRGWSVLTARSAHETGRLLKPDAACAGIVDMASFALRDLASLEASLRQQQVGWIALANTERLADAEVRRLIRHYCFDYVKMPVAHATIDYLVGHAFGMVTLYDADVPADVAHEDDEMVGTCDAMQALFRTIRKVANTDAPVFISGESGTGKELTAVAIHERSPRRNAPFVAINCGAIPHHLLQSELFGYERGAFTGANQRKIGRVEAASGGTLFLDEIGDLPMESQASLLRFLQEGKIERLGGHESIAVDVRIISATHVDLEDAMREGRFRADLFHRLCVLRVDEPPLRTRGKDIEILAHHILHKFKCDSARKIRGFTPSAIEAMYNYNWPGNVRELINRVRRAIVMAETKLISADDLDLANYSAQQTISLAQAREAAEKRAIEAALLRHRHRLNEAAADLGISRVTLYRLMGSHGLRDSTNGDDKGMFPGESDVRE
- a CDS encoding dihydrofolate reductase, whose translation is MTTLTLIVARARNGVIGRDNQLPWRLPEDLAFFKRTTMGAPIVMGRKTHESIGRVLPGRRNIVVSRDAARRYDGCDTVTSLAAALELAAQDQAPEAFLIGGAQLYEDGLREAHRLIVTEIAADFEGDTTFPAPDPREWEEVSREAHHANPPNAFDYAFVTYRRKNQR
- the pmbA gene encoding metalloprotease PmbA → MAADIETEARQRFFPHTQDELKQIASDILRHAKSLGASDAATEISEGDGLSVSVRRGEVETIEHNRDKMVGVTVFIGNKRGNASTSDFSPEALKDTVTAAYNIARFTAEDDCAGLAEDELLEKAPQDLDLYHPWNLSADEAVEIARRAEDAAFATDAQIRNSEGASVSAQHSQFVLGTSRGFLAGYPYSRHYVACAPIAGSGRNMQRDDWYTSRRSATELADPEAVGRYAAERALARIGARGLDTRKVPVLFEAPLAAGLLGAFVQATSGGALYRKTTFLVDSLGQPVFAPHVQIVEDPHVPRAMGSAPFDEEGVRTRQRSVVKDGVVEGYFLSTYSARKLGMPTTGNAGGSHNISLKSSLTQPDDDFEAMLKKLGTGLLLTELMGQGVNYVTGDYSRGASGFWVENGKIQYPVEEITVASTLQEMFRHIVAIGADTIVRGTKQTGSVLIERMTVAGQ
- the yjgA gene encoding ribosome biogenesis factor YjgA; translation: MTRKTRIQPMSGADAADDDHGYDRPSKSQLKREMHALQTLGAALVELPKDALKRMPMPEALDEAVREARRITDHEGKRRQLQYVGRVMRSLADEETAALRSALDTYNGANRAETAKLHWIERTREALLANDAALTEFIRQYPSADPQEGRTLIRNARKEAQLGKPPRYFRELFQWIKLAGGVQMGGSSDTDNDSDVEEDDDDDSRS
- the mog gene encoding molybdopterin adenylyltransferase; the encoded protein is MTTHAVNPAADPAVDPATQPAPGPTRSHPDELIVGLVSISDRASTGVYEDKGIPSLEEWLGGALSSPWRSITRLIQDDAPTITSTLIELVDEAGCDLVLTTGGTGPSRRDVTPEATLAAGTKEMPGFGEQMRQISLNFVPTAILSRQVAVIRETPARAALIVNLPGQPKSIRETLEGLRDADGKVKVPGIFAAVPYCIDLIGGPYIETNAAVVAAFRPKNAVRAPR